The following coding sequences lie in one Megalodesulfovibrio gigas DSM 1382 = ATCC 19364 genomic window:
- a CDS encoding carbon-nitrogen hydrolase, translating to MALPLTLGVVQLAWEESDARTLDKACELVRQAASMGAQVICLQELLTTPYFCKDKDPAFFALARPLAGHPDIARLSALAGELAVVLPVSFFEREDTPDGPRYYNSCVLLDADGAAKPVYRKSHIPDGPGYEEKFYFAPGDTGFLVHNTRYGRVGVGICWDQWFPEAARAMTLLGADVLLYPTAIGSEPEEPGVDTQPHWQRVMQGHAGANLTPVVAANRVGTEHGVCCSTTFYGTSFITDYTGAIAAQADRLEETVRTVRFDLDALRAQKRIWGFFRDRRPEFYGALTHTPPVLP from the coding sequence ATGGCCCTCCCGCTGACTCTCGGCGTGGTGCAGCTGGCCTGGGAGGAGAGCGACGCCCGCACCCTGGACAAGGCCTGCGAACTCGTGCGCCAGGCCGCCTCCATGGGCGCGCAGGTGATCTGCCTCCAGGAACTGCTCACCACGCCCTACTTCTGCAAGGACAAGGACCCCGCCTTCTTTGCCCTCGCCCGGCCCCTGGCCGGCCATCCGGACATTGCCCGCCTCTCGGCCCTGGCCGGGGAGCTGGCCGTGGTGCTCCCCGTGAGCTTCTTTGAGCGCGAGGACACCCCCGACGGCCCACGCTATTACAATAGCTGCGTGCTCCTGGATGCCGACGGCGCGGCCAAACCGGTCTATCGCAAGTCCCACATCCCCGATGGCCCGGGATACGAGGAAAAGTTCTACTTTGCCCCGGGAGACACGGGATTCCTGGTGCACAACACCCGCTACGGCAGGGTGGGGGTGGGCATCTGCTGGGATCAATGGTTCCCCGAGGCCGCCCGGGCCATGACCCTGCTGGGCGCGGACGTGCTTCTGTACCCCACGGCCATCGGCTCCGAGCCCGAAGAACCCGGCGTGGACACCCAACCCCATTGGCAACGCGTGATGCAAGGCCACGCCGGCGCCAACCTCACCCCTGTGGTGGCCGCCAATCGCGTGGGCACGGAACACGGCGTCTGCTGCAGTACCACATTCTACGGCACTTCCTTCATCACGGACTATACCGGCGCCATCGCCGCCCAGGCTGACCGTCTGGAAGAGACGGTGCGCACGGTCCGCTTCGACCTGGACGCCCTGCGGGCCCAGAAACGCATCTGGGGCTTTTTCCGCGACCGGCGGCCCGAGTTCTACGGCGCGCTGACGCACACACCGCCTGTTCTGCCCTGA
- a CDS encoding sigma-54-dependent Fis family transcriptional regulator, which yields MIAHATLGRDMTRDLAPYLGTLRQILAGMGPQAPFQISLKNILKALAENHGFQRPHLMIFDPETQHLKLSLTHGQVKNAQTTYEPGQGITGQVFTTGQPLVVARMKEHPAFLNKAFGRSETELASLAFLCVPVLAPNRDQEHGPEIIGTLSVDTPCDDLEILEAQCRFLEVVAGMIATLAAYLQEEMARQRHLMAQGLYSNSQLEHGQIAANIVAASKAMRLVLSQTAQVGPSRATVLLRGESGTGKELLAEAIHMASPRRDRAFIKLNCAALPSELVESELFGYQKGAFTGAVQTKKGLFELAHQGTLFLDEIGELSTGAQAKVLRAIQEQEIQRLGSEHSVSVDVRLVCATHQPLEELVEKSKFREDLYYRINVFPIFIPPLRERREDVLPLAEHFLRQYAGEYAKEIKRISTPAIDLLTQYHWPGNVRELKNCIERAVLICDEEVIRTYHMPPSLQTAESSSTENNLSFCEAVAKFEQEILVDALKKARGNMLQAARDLRVSYRIVNYKVKKYGLDAKKFSTPQRTKPTYRT from the coding sequence ATGATCGCACACGCCACCCTCGGCAGGGACATGACGCGCGACCTCGCGCCGTATCTGGGCACCTTGCGGCAGATTCTTGCCGGCATGGGGCCGCAGGCGCCGTTTCAGATCAGCCTGAAGAACATCCTGAAAGCCCTGGCGGAAAACCACGGCTTTCAGCGGCCGCATCTGATGATCTTCGACCCCGAAACCCAGCACCTGAAGCTCTCCCTGACGCACGGTCAGGTCAAGAATGCCCAGACCACCTACGAGCCGGGGCAAGGCATCACCGGGCAGGTCTTCACCACGGGCCAGCCCCTGGTGGTGGCACGCATGAAGGAGCATCCGGCCTTTCTGAACAAGGCCTTCGGCCGCAGCGAGACGGAGCTTGCCTCCCTGGCCTTCCTGTGCGTGCCGGTGCTGGCGCCCAATCGGGATCAGGAACACGGGCCGGAAATCATCGGCACCCTCTCCGTGGACACCCCCTGCGACGACCTGGAGATCCTGGAAGCGCAGTGCCGGTTCCTGGAGGTGGTGGCAGGGATGATTGCCACCCTGGCCGCCTATCTGCAGGAGGAGATGGCCCGGCAGCGTCATCTGATGGCCCAGGGCCTGTACTCCAATTCCCAGCTGGAGCACGGCCAGATCGCCGCCAACATCGTCGCCGCCTCCAAAGCCATGCGTCTGGTGCTCAGCCAGACGGCCCAGGTGGGTCCCAGCCGGGCCACGGTACTCTTGCGCGGAGAATCCGGCACGGGCAAGGAACTGCTGGCCGAGGCCATCCACATGGCCAGCCCGCGGCGGGACAGGGCGTTCATCAAGCTCAACTGCGCGGCCCTGCCTTCGGAACTGGTGGAAAGCGAACTCTTCGGCTACCAGAAAGGCGCCTTCACCGGCGCGGTGCAGACCAAAAAGGGCCTGTTCGAGCTGGCGCACCAGGGCACGCTGTTTCTGGATGAAATCGGGGAGCTTTCCACCGGCGCCCAGGCCAAGGTGCTGCGGGCCATCCAGGAGCAGGAAATCCAGCGCCTGGGCAGCGAGCACAGCGTGAGCGTGGATGTGCGGCTGGTGTGCGCCACGCATCAGCCCCTGGAAGAGCTGGTGGAAAAAAGCAAGTTCCGCGAGGACTTGTATTATCGCATCAACGTGTTTCCCATCTTCATCCCCCCCCTCAGGGAGCGCCGGGAAGACGTGCTGCCCCTGGCCGAGCATTTCCTCAGGCAATATGCCGGCGAGTACGCCAAGGAGATCAAACGCATCTCCACCCCGGCCATCGACCTGCTCACGCAGTACCACTGGCCCGGCAACGTCCGCGAACTGAAAAACTGCATCGAACGCGCCGTGCTCATCTGCGATGAGGAAGTCATCCGCACGTATCATATGCCGCCCTCGCTGCAGACGGCGGAAAGCTCCTCCACGGAAAACAACCTCTCCTTCTGCGAGGCCGTGGCCAAGTTCGAGCAGGAAATCCTGGTGGACGCCCTCAAAAAGGCCCGTGGCAACATGCTGCAGGCCGCACGGGACTTGCGCGTGAGCTACCGCATCGTCAATTACAAGGTGAAAAAGTACGGGCTGGACGCCAAGAAGTTCTCCACCCCGCAACGCACCAAGCCCACCTACAGGACATAA